The Endozoicomonas montiporae CL-33 genome contains a region encoding:
- a CDS encoding ISKra4 family transposase: protein MPAQVISSENNETQILITIQHGDSMLDFETALQGSLNEAGVLGVEKQLEAMDTDGSPIKVGGITMSSKHKKEPKVYETSWGSAKLARYVYQSSQGGETFCPLDQNARIIVNSTPAFARLVSWKYAQMAAPQVEEDLLQNHGRKSSRSTLRDLADVVASIAQAKEEKWAYDIPDLPKAVKTIGIGLDGANLLYYEGYREAMCGTISLYDDEGERLHTIYCAEAPEYGKGTFKSRFSREINKVKARYPDAVYVGIADGAADNWTFLEPFTTVQVLDFYHVSEYVAGAAEALYPGKKASQERHAWLKQKLHDLKHEKGAAKRLQEELDSAKPGNNRTASLEKLISARTYFKNHWHQMIYPQAREQNLPIGSGVTEAGCKTLVKQRMCRSGMRWKEQGASMLLTLRALVCTSGSWNAFWSKMSRYGFPVTHNLPPVH from the coding sequence ATGCCCGCTCAAGTTATCTCTTCAGAAAACAACGAAACGCAGATCCTGATTACCATCCAGCATGGTGACTCAATGCTTGACTTTGAGACTGCTCTTCAGGGTAGCCTCAACGAAGCAGGCGTGCTTGGGGTAGAAAAACAGCTTGAAGCCATGGACACCGATGGTTCGCCTATAAAAGTAGGCGGGATTACCATGAGCAGCAAGCACAAAAAAGAACCCAAAGTGTATGAAACTTCATGGGGTTCCGCTAAGTTGGCACGCTATGTATATCAAAGCAGTCAGGGTGGTGAAACCTTTTGTCCCCTGGATCAGAATGCGCGAATCATTGTCAACTCGACTCCTGCTTTTGCCCGGCTCGTCAGTTGGAAATATGCACAAATGGCTGCTCCCCAGGTAGAAGAAGACTTACTACAAAACCATGGCCGCAAGAGTAGTCGTTCGACGCTTAGAGATCTGGCTGATGTCGTAGCAAGCATCGCTCAGGCAAAAGAAGAAAAATGGGCATACGACATACCCGATTTGCCTAAGGCAGTAAAAACAATAGGCATCGGCCTTGATGGAGCCAACCTTCTTTATTACGAAGGCTATCGTGAAGCCATGTGTGGCACGATAAGCCTTTATGATGACGAAGGGGAGCGGCTCCATACCATCTATTGTGCAGAGGCACCAGAATACGGCAAGGGAACCTTTAAAAGCAGATTTTCAAGAGAAATCAACAAGGTTAAAGCGCGATATCCTGATGCAGTTTATGTGGGAATTGCTGACGGAGCAGCGGATAACTGGACTTTTTTAGAGCCCTTTACAACCGTGCAGGTGCTGGACTTTTACCATGTCTCTGAATATGTTGCCGGGGCTGCTGAGGCTCTTTATCCCGGCAAAAAAGCATCACAGGAGAGGCATGCATGGTTGAAGCAGAAACTACACGACTTGAAACATGAAAAGGGTGCAGCCAAAAGACTTCAGGAAGAGCTTGATAGTGCAAAGCCAGGCAACAACCGTACTGCGTCTCTGGAAAAGTTAATCAGTGCCAGAACGTATTTCAAAAATCATTGGCATCAGATGATTTATCCGCAAGCGAGAGAGCAGAACTTGCCGATAGGTTCGGGAGTGACTGAAGCAGGCTGTAAAACATTGGTGAAACAGAGAATGTGCCGTTCAGGAATGCGCTGGAAGGAGCAGGGAGCATCGATGTTGCTGACGTTAAGGGCACTGGTTTGCACATCCGGATCCTGGAATGCATTTTGGTCAAAAATGAGCCGTTACGGATTCCCTGTCACACACAACCTTCCTCCAGTACATTAA
- a CDS encoding IS1380 family transposase has translation MPKSTQEQLRFHPSNGKTIRADFNGGELSSDFGTLLLRETILQSGLICKMTDAINDRRHQSYIDHSLKELLVQRVLQMACGYEDANDSNRLRKDPMFKLATGRNPLDSDNHLASAPTFTRLGQSMTRSDIYRMAEAFVHHFISSYKLPPPVIVIDLDHTPAITHGGQQMNLFNAKYQDYCYLPLMIFEGLSGKLITAILRPGKTPTGKENAAILERVIRLLRKKWPKTHLLVRGDSHFAQPELMWVVQNAPHSDYVLGKGAGHKTALRPKAKELLDEARQALKVKTELARLNNMPEPDRLRLYGEAEYQAKSWKGLDTRIIYKAEVNQKGDNPRFIVTSMKEASPEVIYEELYCPRGQDENFIKHLKSDLSGDRLSDQGFLANHLRMFYACAAYVLHYELRTKTLKGTELEKAQPSTVIMKLCKVAVKVVEYKDRIKLHLPRSCPFKRLLQHVTEVFYQMPILRPG, from the coding sequence ATGCCCAAATCTACACAAGAACAGCTTCGTTTTCATCCCTCAAATGGAAAAACCATCCGGGCAGACTTCAATGGTGGGGAGTTATCTTCTGACTTTGGCACTCTGCTGCTACGGGAAACCATTCTGCAGAGCGGTCTTATCTGCAAAATGACTGATGCCATCAATGACAGACGCCATCAATCCTATATCGACCACTCCCTGAAAGAACTTCTGGTTCAGCGGGTTCTGCAAATGGCCTGCGGCTATGAAGATGCCAACGACAGTAACCGTTTGCGTAAAGACCCTATGTTCAAACTGGCCACTGGTCGCAATCCGTTGGACAGCGATAACCATCTCGCATCAGCGCCCACTTTTACCCGGCTGGGACAATCTATGACCCGCTCCGACATTTACAGGATGGCTGAAGCATTTGTGCATCACTTTATCAGCAGTTACAAGCTGCCACCCCCGGTGATCGTTATCGATCTTGATCATACACCGGCCATTACTCATGGTGGCCAGCAGATGAACCTGTTTAATGCCAAATATCAGGACTACTGCTACTTGCCCCTGATGATTTTTGAGGGACTCAGCGGCAAGCTGATTACGGCGATTCTTCGTCCGGGGAAAACCCCAACGGGCAAGGAAAATGCAGCCATTCTCGAACGGGTCATTCGGCTGCTTCGGAAAAAGTGGCCGAAAACCCATCTACTGGTTCGGGGAGACAGCCACTTCGCTCAACCAGAGTTAATGTGGGTGGTTCAGAATGCCCCTCATTCGGATTATGTCTTGGGCAAAGGTGCAGGCCACAAAACGGCTTTGCGGCCAAAAGCCAAAGAGTTGTTGGATGAAGCGCGTCAAGCTCTGAAGGTCAAGACTGAGCTGGCAAGACTGAACAACATGCCAGAACCTGATCGGCTCAGACTTTACGGGGAAGCAGAATACCAGGCCAAGAGCTGGAAAGGTCTCGATACCCGGATAATTTACAAGGCGGAGGTCAACCAAAAAGGCGACAACCCTCGTTTCATTGTGACGTCGATGAAGGAAGCTTCTCCAGAGGTAATTTATGAAGAGCTTTACTGTCCAAGAGGACAGGATGAGAACTTCATCAAACATCTGAAAAGTGATCTGTCCGGCGACAGATTGTCCGATCAGGGCTTTTTGGCTAACCATTTGAGAATGTTTTATGCCTGTGCCGCTTATGTTTTGCACTATGAGTTAAGAACCAAGACTTTGAAAGGTACGGAGCTGGAAAAAGCGCAGCCATCAACGGTGATCATGAAGCTCTGTAAAGTTGCAGTCAAAGTGGTTGAATATAAAGACCGAATTAAACTTCATCTGCCACGTAGCTGCCCATTCAAGAGGCTTTTGCAGCATGTGACAGAAGTCTTTTACCAGATGCCGATACTTCGACCGGGGTAG
- a CDS encoding transposase gives MLIRPLPVVTAFLDALNDSLKSINSSAQLSRSQKVALGVFIMGIVVTKTINWAAFERRSLGRFKATRLCWMFYQAEIAWQSLLQASVRNILLRYGIQSGTLAIDDTGKKRTKRTSKIDGAHKIKDKSTGGYFNGQELVFMVLVTEVATFPVGFRFYIPDPELSAWRKKDKALRKQGIQKKERPNRPEPDHVRYPTMQSLTLVMLQEFVDSFPNITIKAILADALYGTGDFMDKAAEITGGAQVVSQLRSNQKVSNRNHSEATLKAYFSRQKGAETQLIIRGGKEEQVTMLAARLYVKAHGKRRFVIALKYEGEEDYRYLVASDMSWRHTDIARIYTLRWLVEVFIQDWKAHCGWNRLSKQQGADGSQRGVILSLLCEHMLLLHPEQFVLLKNKQAGMPAGCLIERLNAEALLATVKSVVESEDPDTELKALALALEHTLPKRESSRHMAGRDLGEQKATDSLKAHARKFKLLDAA, from the coding sequence TTGCTAATTCGCCCATTACCCGTTGTCACTGCCTTTCTGGATGCTTTGAATGATTCGCTCAAGTCCATCAATTCCTCTGCGCAGTTGAGTAGATCCCAGAAAGTGGCACTGGGCGTTTTTATCATGGGAATCGTGGTAACTAAAACTATTAACTGGGCTGCTTTTGAGCGCAGAAGCTTAGGCAGATTCAAAGCGACCCGTCTGTGCTGGATGTTTTATCAAGCAGAAATTGCATGGCAAAGCCTGCTACAGGCCAGCGTCAGAAATATTCTTCTACGCTATGGAATACAAAGTGGAACCCTTGCTATCGACGATACAGGAAAAAAGCGCACTAAAAGGACTTCAAAAATCGACGGTGCCCATAAGATAAAAGACAAATCAACAGGTGGTTATTTTAATGGGCAGGAACTGGTGTTTATGGTGCTCGTTACTGAAGTAGCTACCTTTCCAGTAGGGTTTCGCTTTTATATTCCTGACCCTGAGTTATCTGCATGGAGGAAGAAAGACAAGGCGCTCAGGAAGCAAGGCATTCAGAAAAAAGAACGACCGAACCGTCCTGAGCCAGATCATGTTCGTTACCCCACCATGCAGTCGTTGACGCTGGTTATGCTGCAAGAATTTGTTGATTCGTTTCCCAACATTACGATCAAAGCAATTCTCGCTGATGCACTGTATGGCACAGGAGACTTTATGGATAAGGCTGCGGAAATAACAGGCGGAGCCCAGGTTGTCAGCCAACTGCGCTCGAATCAGAAAGTATCCAACCGAAACCACTCGGAAGCGACTCTCAAAGCTTACTTTTCGCGCCAGAAAGGCGCTGAAACTCAACTCATAATACGCGGTGGCAAAGAAGAGCAGGTCACGATGCTGGCTGCTCGGCTGTATGTTAAGGCTCATGGGAAAAGACGTTTTGTTATTGCCCTGAAGTATGAGGGTGAAGAGGATTATCGCTATCTGGTGGCTTCAGATATGTCATGGCGGCATACCGACATAGCCAGGATTTACACCTTGAGGTGGTTGGTCGAGGTTTTCATTCAAGACTGGAAAGCTCATTGTGGCTGGAACAGGTTGAGCAAACAGCAAGGTGCTGACGGATCGCAGCGCGGCGTGATCCTGAGCCTGCTGTGCGAACACATGCTGTTACTGCACCCTGAGCAATTCGTCCTACTGAAAAACAAACAGGCCGGAATGCCCGCAGGCTGTCTGATCGAACGCCTCAATGCAGAAGCCTTGCTTGCTACGGTGAAATCAGTGGTTGAATCGGAAGATCCAGATACCGAGCTTAAGGCTCTGGCCTTAGCCTTAGAGCATACTTTGCCCAAGCGGGAGTCGAGCAGGCATATGGCTGGTAGAGACCTGGGAGAACAAAAGGCAACTGACTCACTCAAAGCACACGCCCGGAAGTTTAAACTTTTAGATGCAGCTTAG
- a CDS encoding HMA2 domain-containing protein, which produces MSGVEVKHHLPGRIRFKVSALRQFPGTGAWIKKSLFCIQGLHDIRVNELSCFIVVQYDAQLLTPETLTVRLVQLDLQQAETAGAEHELTRGDVVMNVIGTLAAAMLPDKWGALTTTGLITPTLLDGVSDLKEGRITVAVLDAIAVGLSTWRRDYRTAMMTQTLISLGEYMEQKTCRNSDRLLADLMRPKDSEVWRVNSDGSCESVYSSQLATGDLIELSPGAAIPADGIVMSGTALINQSSLTGENVPVPRDEKAWVYAGTSVQEGTIRVRVEKNG; this is translated from the coding sequence ATGAGCGGAGTTGAGGTTAAACATCACCTCCCCGGTCGCATTCGTTTTAAAGTGTCTGCTTTACGACAGTTTCCTGGCACAGGTGCATGGATCAAAAAGAGTCTGTTCTGTATTCAGGGCTTACACGACATTCGAGTCAATGAATTATCTTGCTTCATTGTCGTTCAGTATGACGCTCAGCTACTAACACCTGAAACTCTTACTGTCCGGCTGGTTCAGCTAGACCTGCAACAGGCAGAAACTGCTGGGGCAGAACACGAATTAACCCGTGGTGATGTTGTCATGAACGTCATCGGAACGCTGGCTGCTGCCATGCTCCCTGATAAATGGGGAGCATTGACAACCACTGGTTTAATCACACCAACCTTACTGGATGGTGTTTCAGACCTGAAAGAAGGGCGAATCACTGTTGCTGTTCTGGATGCTATAGCAGTTGGACTCTCGACCTGGCGCAGAGACTACAGAACTGCCATGATGACCCAGACTTTGATCAGTCTTGGCGAGTACATGGAGCAAAAGACCTGCCGTAATAGTGATCGGCTATTGGCCGATTTGATGCGCCCAAAAGACAGTGAAGTCTGGAGAGTTAACTCTGATGGTTCCTGTGAATCGGTTTATTCCAGTCAGCTGGCAACAGGCGATTTGATTGAGTTATCTCCGGGGGCAGCGATACCAGCTGATGGCATAGTCATGTCGGGCACAGCACTTATTAACCAGTCCTCCCTTACTGGCGAGAATGTCCCTGTTCCCCGGGATGAAAAGGCCTGGGTCTATGCCGGTACCAGTGTTCAGGAGGGAACCATCAGGGTACGCGTTGAAAAAAACGGGTAG
- a CDS encoding HAD family hydrolase, with translation MKKTGSESTTAKIAKLIYDSLSEKSETQQVTHNMAQRRIRITLTIGAAVFALTQDISRVASVFLVDYSCALKLSTPVTFKSIMYRAAQNGILLKGGRSIEKLANIDICVFDKTGTLTYRDMEVTDVVSLCQNNSGRDLLALAASVEEHSSHPLSQAIVNAVRHHQLPHIEHGEVEYIILTV, from the coding sequence TTGAAAAAAACGGGTAGTGAATCGACTACCGCCAAAATTGCCAAACTGATTTATGACTCCCTGAGTGAAAAGAGTGAAACTCAACAGGTAACTCATAACATGGCGCAGCGGCGGATTAGAATCACACTGACGATAGGCGCGGCTGTTTTTGCTTTAACTCAGGATATCAGTCGCGTGGCGTCAGTTTTTCTGGTGGATTATTCATGCGCACTGAAGCTCAGTACGCCAGTAACATTCAAGTCTATTATGTATCGTGCCGCCCAAAATGGCATTCTGCTGAAAGGTGGTCGTTCTATTGAAAAGCTGGCAAATATTGATATCTGCGTTTTTGATAAAACCGGAACCCTCACCTACAGAGATATGGAAGTCACTGATGTTGTGTCTTTATGTCAAAATAACTCTGGACGTGATCTTCTTGCCCTTGCGGCATCTGTAGAAGAACACAGTAGTCATCCTCTGTCTCAGGCCATTGTCAATGCGGTGAGACATCATCAGCTGCCACATATTGAACATGGAGAAGTGGAATACATTATTCTCACGGTTTGA
- a CDS encoding HAD-IC family P-type ATPase — MKTSLNDHCLVMGSRHFLEVYEAVNFSAFEDEIVKYEQMGRHLIFISHQKQLIGMIGLRDHLREDVVETLSQLRKLGIKELIMISGDQTCKANRLADELQLDKVFAEATPDSKSVIIEGLKQSGKTVLFVGDGVNDTPALSMADVGIAMCDGTELARQTADVVLLKDSLLSVAETVKLANIAWLRLIAISN, encoded by the coding sequence TTGAAGACCAGTCTGAACGATCATTGTCTTGTGATGGGCAGTCGGCACTTTCTTGAGGTTTATGAAGCAGTGAATTTTTCAGCCTTTGAGGATGAAATCGTTAAGTATGAACAGATGGGACGTCATCTGATCTTTATTTCGCATCAGAAACAGCTTATCGGAATGATCGGCTTAAGGGATCATCTTCGGGAGGATGTAGTAGAGACACTCAGCCAGCTGCGTAAACTGGGGATAAAGGAACTGATAATGATCTCCGGAGACCAGACTTGTAAGGCAAACCGTTTAGCTGATGAGTTACAGCTGGATAAAGTTTTTGCCGAAGCGACACCCGACAGTAAGTCGGTAATTATCGAAGGGCTAAAACAGTCTGGAAAAACGGTTCTGTTTGTAGGGGATGGGGTTAATGATACGCCTGCTCTTTCCATGGCTGATGTCGGGATTGCTATGTGCGATGGCACAGAGCTGGCTCGACAAACTGCAGACGTCGTACTGTTAAAAGACAGCCTTCTGAGTGTGGCAGAAACAGTGAAACTGGCGAACATTGCATGGCTACGATTAATAGCAATATCAAACTGA
- a CDS encoding SDR family oxidoreductase — MMADNKVLVITGGSSGIGAETARHAVNVGWQVVIAGRRLEALQALSDELGGREKAYPVVCDVASWDDQQKLMQVAREHFGCIDAVFANAGIGGTPGGFSGADPLQWKDMLLTNVYGVGLTLRASLDDLRKNKGHVVLMSSAAGRLHLAGSMYGASKWAVTAIGHNLREELKGTGVRTTIIEPGVVDTPFFDESKPHGLKAEDIARSVVFALSQPDGVNLHEMTIYPTESAF; from the coding sequence ATGATGGCTGACAATAAAGTACTTGTTATCACAGGTGGCTCCAGTGGCATAGGCGCTGAAACCGCCCGTCATGCAGTTAATGTTGGCTGGCAGGTTGTCATTGCCGGTCGTCGTCTTGAAGCATTGCAGGCATTAAGTGATGAGCTGGGGGGCAGGGAAAAAGCGTACCCTGTCGTTTGTGATGTTGCTTCCTGGGACGATCAGCAGAAGCTGATGCAGGTTGCCAGAGAACACTTTGGTTGTATAGATGCTGTCTTTGCCAATGCAGGTATTGGCGGTACGCCCGGCGGATTCAGTGGTGCAGATCCTTTGCAGTGGAAGGATATGTTGCTCACCAATGTGTATGGTGTTGGCTTGACCCTGCGGGCCAGCCTTGATGATCTCAGAAAAAACAAAGGACATGTTGTGCTGATGAGTTCAGCAGCAGGTCGCCTGCATCTGGCGGGTTCGATGTACGGTGCCAGTAAGTGGGCTGTCACTGCTATTGGTCACAATTTGCGGGAAGAATTAAAAGGGACGGGTGTCAGAACCACCATTATTGAACCCGGTGTGGTAGATACGCCCTTTTTTGATGAGTCAAAGCCGCATGGTTTGAAAGCTGAAGATATTGCCCGTTCTGTGGTATTTGCCCTGTCTCAGCCGGATGGCGTAAACCTGCATGAGATGACGATTTATCCCACCGAAAGCGCATTTTGA
- the ilvA gene encoding threonine ammonia-lyase, biosynthetic, with the protein MPHHYIRKILEARVYDVAVETPVHPAPFLSERLDNNVLLKREDLQPVFSFKIRGAYNKIAQLSIEEKNRGVIAASAGNHAQGVALAAKKLGIEAIIVMPTTTPEIKVRSCKARGARVILHGDAFDQALQHALELVEQHGYTFIHPYDDPDTIAGQGTIGMEILRQHTGPLDAVFVPVGGGGLAAGIATYIKYLRPDIKVIGVEYEESACLKAALEAGERVVLPHVGIFADGIAVAQIGEETFKLCREHIDQVITVSADEICAAIKDIFDDTRSICETAGATAVAGLKKYVELEGVQQQTLMAIDSGANVNFDRLRYVSERAELGEKREAIISVTIPERPGSFKTFCETLGKRNVTEFNYRYHDPINASIFVGVQVHPDQMPIDNLINELRDKGYPVENLTDNEMAKLHVRHMVGGHSNAVENEVVYSFEFPERPGALLNFLNKLGKRWNISMFHYRNHGAAYGRVAVGLDVPPEERIHVSGFLDEIGYHYCEETNNKAYKAFLG; encoded by the coding sequence ATGCCTCACCACTATATAAGAAAGATTCTGGAAGCCAGGGTCTACGATGTCGCGGTGGAAACGCCTGTCCATCCAGCGCCGTTTCTGAGCGAGCGACTGGACAACAACGTCCTCCTTAAACGGGAAGACCTGCAGCCTGTGTTTTCTTTCAAAATTCGTGGGGCCTACAACAAAATCGCCCAGCTCAGTATTGAAGAAAAAAATCGTGGTGTTATTGCTGCCTCAGCAGGTAACCATGCTCAGGGGGTGGCACTGGCGGCCAAAAAACTGGGCATTGAGGCCATTATTGTTATGCCCACCACCACCCCGGAAATAAAGGTTCGATCCTGCAAGGCGAGAGGCGCCAGAGTCATTCTGCACGGCGATGCTTTTGACCAGGCATTGCAGCACGCACTGGAGCTGGTTGAGCAACATGGCTACACCTTTATCCACCCTTACGATGACCCTGACACCATCGCCGGACAGGGCACCATTGGTATGGAAATCCTGCGCCAGCATACCGGCCCTCTGGACGCCGTGTTTGTTCCCGTAGGCGGTGGCGGTCTGGCTGCCGGTATTGCCACCTACATCAAGTATCTGCGCCCTGACATTAAGGTCATTGGGGTTGAATATGAAGAATCCGCTTGCCTGAAAGCCGCGCTGGAAGCTGGCGAACGAGTGGTGTTACCCCACGTCGGAATCTTTGCTGATGGTATAGCTGTGGCACAAATTGGCGAGGAAACCTTCAAACTGTGCAGAGAGCACATTGATCAGGTAATTACCGTCAGCGCCGATGAAATCTGCGCGGCCATCAAAGACATCTTCGATGACACCCGTTCGATCTGTGAAACAGCCGGTGCAACCGCCGTTGCCGGGTTGAAAAAATACGTTGAGCTGGAAGGTGTTCAACAGCAGACATTAATGGCCATTGACTCAGGTGCCAATGTTAATTTCGACCGCCTTCGCTATGTGTCAGAACGGGCCGAGCTGGGCGAAAAGCGTGAAGCGATTATCTCAGTCACTATTCCTGAACGCCCGGGAAGCTTTAAAACCTTCTGCGAAACACTGGGTAAACGAAACGTCACCGAGTTTAACTATCGTTATCACGACCCTATCAATGCCAGTATATTTGTCGGTGTTCAGGTACATCCTGACCAGATGCCTATCGATAACCTTATCAACGAATTACGCGACAAAGGTTATCCGGTTGAAAACCTTACCGATAATGAAATGGCAAAATTACACGTTCGTCATATGGTGGGCGGACACAGTAATGCCGTTGAAAATGAAGTGGTCTATAGCTTTGAATTTCCCGAACGCCCGGGTGCTCTTCTGAACTTTCTGAACAAGTTAGGTAAACGTTGGAACATCAGCATGTTCCATTATCGCAATCATGGTGCAGCTTACGGTCGTGTTGCTGTCGGACTGGATGTACCTCCAGAAGAACGAATACACGTCAGTGGTTTTCTTGATGAAATTGGTTATCACTACTGTGAAGAAACCAACAATAAAGCGTATAAGGCATTTCTCGGCTAA
- the rpiA gene encoding ribose-5-phosphate isomerase RpiA: MTQDELKKATAEAALERILPHLEEDMIIGIGTGSTANFFIDALAEHKAKFDGCVASSEASADRLKGHGIPVYDLNSVSSLRFYIDGADEANEHLHLIKGGGAALTREKIVAAVSEEFICIADGSKKVDVLGQFPLPVEVIPMARSYVARELVKLGGDPVYREGVLTDNGNVILDVWNMQITDAVATEDKINQIVGVVTNGLFAARAANVLLLGTEEGVETITV, from the coding sequence ATGACTCAGGACGAACTGAAGAAAGCAACGGCTGAAGCTGCCCTGGAACGTATTCTTCCGCATCTGGAAGAGGACATGATCATTGGTATTGGTACAGGCTCTACCGCCAACTTCTTTATTGATGCTCTGGCAGAACACAAAGCGAAGTTTGACGGCTGTGTTGCCAGCTCTGAAGCCTCAGCTGATCGCCTGAAAGGTCACGGCATTCCTGTTTATGACCTCAACAGTGTTTCCAGCCTTCGTTTTTACATCGATGGTGCTGATGAAGCCAATGAACACCTGCACCTGATCAAAGGTGGTGGTGCTGCACTGACTCGCGAAAAGATTGTTGCTGCCGTTTCCGAGGAGTTTATCTGCATCGCTGATGGCAGCAAGAAGGTTGATGTACTTGGACAGTTCCCGCTGCCGGTTGAAGTGATTCCGATGGCACGCAGTTATGTGGCTCGCGAGTTGGTTAAGCTGGGTGGTGATCCGGTTTATCGTGAAGGTGTGCTCACCGATAATGGCAATGTCATTCTGGACGTCTGGAATATGCAGATTACCGACGCTGTTGCCACGGAAGATAAAATTAACCAGATTGTGGGTGTGGTCACTAATGGTTTGTTTGCTGCACGCGCTGCCAATGTGTTGTTATTGGGTACTGAAGAAGGTGTAGAAACCATTACGGTTTAA